CATAGGACATTTGCAGCATCATGATCGCATAGCCCAAAATCGAACCTACGGCCACATCCGACACCGTGAAGTTTGCGCCAGTAATATAATCCTGATTTTCGAGAACCTTGTTTAAGCTGCTCAGTAAACGAGGTGTTTCTTTCTCGCGACTTTCCGCAACAAAGAGTCCAGTCCCCAGTGTCGAGTTCGCAAATAAGACCCATTGAGATGCGATCGCTCTTTCTTGTAACGTCTTCAATTGGTCATATTTTTCAGCCACATAAAGCATAATTGCACCTGATTCCCAGACGATAAAGCCATCATCATCAATCGCAGGGACTTTACCAAAAGGATTGAGTGCTAAGAATTCAGGCTGTAAATGCTCACCTACTTTCATATCTAGTAATTCAAACTCATAGGGAGCTTGCAACTCTTCTAGATACCATCTGACGATTGAGGCACGACTTCTTGCGCCACCATAGAGCTTGATCATAGTTTTTCCC
This genomic stretch from Pseudanabaena galeata CCNP1313 harbors:
- a CDS encoding glutathione S-transferase family protein; the encoded protein is MIKLYGGARSRASIVRWYLEELQAPYEFELLDMKVGEHLQPEFLALNPFGKVPAIDDDGFIVWESGAIMLYVAEKYDQLKTLQERAIASQWVLFANSTLGTGLFVAESREKETPRLLSSLNKVLENQDYITGANFTVSDVAVGSILGYAIMMLQMSYADYPAIDAYMKRISDRPAYKKAIL